From one Malus sylvestris chromosome 1, drMalSylv7.2, whole genome shotgun sequence genomic stretch:
- the LOC126624457 gene encoding cyclic nucleotide-gated ion channel 1-like, with translation MANGREAFDVEKQGEGRKPGTTTRYAPTMRIRDEQGKFLLRWSVIFVMSCVFAVTLDPLFFYILIIDQDKKCLQMDKTLSTTVLVLRSLTDFIFFVHFIYKIYDAFIVQKNKQLTANEAANKLQLVASSTLQTGGNLDRKSKKILLWSSLSIINDFLALLPVPQLLIVVAFYKMKAARYMEHKKALNVLLLGQYLPRIFRIHQSSKELRENAGPWVRGLFNFFLYILASHILGAFWYFFSIQRETSCWYSACANHSLDPAGCVNTFYCGHRTTTSRNITLLNKHCKLDTPDGASAPFNFGIFLDSLKNHNTEHIHFGKKFLYSFWWGLRNISNFGTNLTTSTYVWENLFAILISIIGLLLFLYLIGNVQNLMLKEATKTKEETQIIQVNTLKEATEQMIIQANTLKEATEQMIIHVNMLKEATKIKEAEERQIIQVKMQGVCKWIIENKFPDNIKNEIMNSIEQTLKKNKDADVDKPFFILPWQTKRSVKRHLFMDTLKTVNKLKDMDERVLALMCDYLKPVTYIENSFVFRKGDPLDCMLFIIEGTMWTYASKDSQVGNGISLMATKPLRKGHFYGEELLDWASESFTELPVSSKHVKSQTKVEAFVLMAKDLETVVSRSKPSWHLLECNNPGEVAISTFRRFRPRPPLSPAGTADANGGSLPSAAGN, from the exons ATGGCCAACGGAAGAGAAGCTTTCGATGTGGAGAAGCAGGGAGAGGG TCGGAAACCAGGGACTACAACGAGATATGCCCCAACAATGCGAATTCGTGATGAACAGGGGAAATTCCTTCTCAGATGGAGCGTGATATTTGTAATGTCCTGTGTGTTTGCCGTCACACTAGATCCTCTgttcttttacattttaatcATTGATCAAGATAAGAAGTGCCTTCAAATGGACAAAACGCTGAGCACTACTGTTCTTGTTTTGCGATCACTCACggatttcattttctttgtgcattttatatataaaatttacGACGCCTTTATAGTTCAAAAGAACAAACAGTTGACGGCTAATGAGGCCGCAAATAAACTGCAACTTGTGGCCTCGAGTACCTTGCAAACTGGAGGAAATTTGGATCGGAAatcaaaaaaaatattgttgtgGTCATCTCTTTCTATCATAAATGATTTTCTTGCTCTTCTTCCTGTTCCACAA CTGCTAATTGTAGTTGCTTTTTACAAAATGAAAGCCGCTAGATATATGGAACATAAAAAGGCTCTGAATGTCTTGCTTCTTGGTCAATATCTACCAAGGATATTTCGAATTCACCAGTCGTCCAAGGAACTTCGAGAGAATGCTGGACCATGGGTTAGAggtctattcaatttttttctctaCATTCTTGCTAGTCAT ATACTTGGagctttttggtatttctttTCTATTCAACGAGAGACATCATGCTGGTACAGTGCATGTGCAAATCATAGTCTTGATCCTGCTGGATGTGTGAATACTTTCTACTGTGGGCATCGAACTACTACTTCGAGAAATATTACACTTCTAAACAAGCATTGCAAGCTAGATACTCCAGATGGTGCTTCAGCACCATTTAATTTTGGAATATTTCTTGATTCTCTTAAGAATCATAACACAGAGCATATCCACTTTGGAAAGAAGTTCCTTTACTCTTTCTGGTGGGGCTTGCGAAATATAAG TAATTTTGGAACGAATCTGACAACAAGCACTTATGTCTGGGAGAACTTGTTTGCAATTCTTATTTCTATCATTGGCTTGCTACTGTTCTTATATCTCATCGGAAATGTGCAG AATTTAATGCTGAAAGAAGctacaaaaacaaaagaggAAACACAGATAATTCAGGTGAATACGCTGAAAGAAGCTACAGAACAGATGATAATTCAGGCGAATACGCTGAAAGAAGCTACAGAACAGATGATAATTCATGTGAATATGCTGAAAGAAGCTACAAAAATAAAAGAGGCAGAGGAAAGACAGATAATTCAGGTGAAGATGCAAGGTGTCTGCAAGTGGATAATCGAAAATAAATTCCCTGATAATATCAAGAACGAAATCATGAATAGCATTGAGCAaacattgaaaaaaaacaaagatgcTGATGTTGACAAGCCATTTTTTATTCTTCCCTGGCAAACCAAAAGATCTGTAAAACGCCATCTTTTCATGGATACACTAAAAACA GTAAACAAGCTTAAAGACATGGATGAAAGAGTGTTGGCATTGATGTGCGATTACCTGAAGCCAGTGACATACATTGAGAACAGCTTCGTTTTCCGAAAGGGAGATCCGCTCGACTGCATGCTGTTCATTATCGAAGGGACAATGTGGACTTACGCGTCGAAGGATAGTCAAGTTGGGAATGGAATCTCATTAATGGCCACCAAGCCCCTCAGGAAAGGTCACTTTTACGGGGAAGAGCTTCTTGATTGGGCATCAGAGAGTTTCACCGAACTTCCTGTCTCCAGCAAACATGTCAAAAGTCAGACAAAAGTAGAAGCATTTGTGCTCATGGCCAAGGACTTGGAAACTGTAGTCTCCAGAAGCAAACCATCTTGGCACTTGCTCGAGTGTAACAATCCTGGAGAGGTGGCAATTTCTACCTTCCGTCGTTTCCGACCACGCCCGCCCCTGTCCCCGGCTGGAACAGCGGATGCCAATGGTGGGAGCTTGCCATCGGCAGCAGGCAATTAG
- the LOC126624448 gene encoding cyclic nucleotide-gated ion channel 1-like, with translation MANRREAVDVENPAEGFVTRPRNPATTRVLCVPIKGIRDEQGKFLPRWSMIFVMSCVLAVSIDPLFFYILIIDQDKMCLQMDKTLRTIVLVLRTLTDIIFTVHFVYKIYVSIKVQMHKKMRDNVPANTTKTTASTTLALVAPSTQRLGALSTLNTETSIQTEGNLDRKSKGRVLIEFGKKIVQKMSWLSFSIINDFLALLPVPQLLIVVTFYHTRGAAYVEHKKVLNAFLLGQYLPRIYRIHQLSKELRKNAGIWVKGLFNFFLYILASHILGASWYFFSIQRETSCWHSACAKHSPDRIGCMNTFYCQRRTTTSRNKTFLKEHCPINATDGARYDFGIFLDSLKNHNSEHIKFGKKFLYSFWWGLRNISNFGTSLSTSTYVWENLFAILISIIGLLLFLYLIGNVQTLMQLEATKSEETRRKIRMKKLDVCKWISENNFPDDVKSEIMNSIDQALKENKDADVDKPFLILPWQTKRSVKRYLFMKTLKNVKMLKDMDEKVLRLMCDYLKPRTYIENSFVFRKGDPLDCMLFIIEGTMWTYASSDSQAGKGISSMATKPLGKGQFYGEELLDWASDNFTELPVSSKHVKSQTKVEAFVLMAKDLENVVCRYKQYWDFLNCNNPEEVEKVALSTVRRFRTKAQQRLPQSPAKRAEMPMKGELDPLQGKPSGSF, from the exons ATGGCCAACAGAAGAGAAGCTGTGGATGTGGAGAACCCGGCAGAGGG ATTTGTTACAAGACCTCGGAACCCAGCGACTACAAGGGTATTATGTGTCCCAATAAAGGGAATTCGTGATGAACAGGGGAAATTCCTTCCCAGATGGAGTATGATATTTGTAATGTCCTGTGTGTTAGCCGTCTCAATAGATCCTCTcttcttttacattttaatcATTGATCAAGATAAGATGTGCCTTCAGATGGACAAAACGCTGAGGACTATTGTTCTTGTACTGCGAACACTAACGGATATCATTTTCACTGTGCATTTTGTATATAAAATTTACGTCAGTATTAAAGTTCAAATGCACAAAAAAATGAGGGATAATGTGCCCGCAAATACCACGAAAACTACGGCCTCAACTACCCTGGCACTTGTGGCCCCAAGTACCCAAAGACTTGGGGCCTTAAGTACCCTGAACACCGAGACCTCCATACAAACTGAAGGAAATTTGGATCGAAAATCAAAAGGAAGAGTGTTGATTGAATTTGGCAAGAAAATAGTTCAAAAGATGTCGTGGTTATCTTTCTCCATCATAAATGATTTTCTCGCTCTTCTTCCCGTTCCACAA TTGCTAATAGTAGTTACTTTTTACCATACGAGAGGCGCTGCATACGTGGAACATAAAAAGGTTCTGAATGCCTTCCTTCTTGGTCAATATCTACCAAGGATTTATCGAATTCACCAGTTGTCCAAGGAACTTCGAAAGAATGCTGGAATATGGGTTAAaggtctcttcaatttttttctctaCATTCTTGCCAGTCAC ATACTTGGAGCTTCTTGGTATTTCTTTTCTATTCAGCGAGAGACATCATGTTGGCATAGTGCCTGTGCAAAACATAGTCCAGATCGTATTGGATGTATGAATACTTTCTATTGTCAGCGTCGAACTACTACTTCGAGAAATAAAACATTTCTAAAAGAGCATTGCCCGATAAATGCTACAGATGGAGCTCGCTATGATTTTGGAATATTTCTCGATTCTCTTAAGAATCATAACTCAGAGCATATCAAGTTTGGAAAGAAGTTCCTTTACTCTTTCTGGTGGGGCTTGCGAAATATAAG TAATTTTGGAACGAGTTTGTCAACAAGCACGTATGTCTGGGAAAACTTGTTTGCAATTCTTATTTCTATCATTGGCTTGCTACTGTTCTTATATCTTATCGGCAATGTGCAG ACTTTAATGCAGCTGGAAGCTACAAAATCTGAAGAAACAAGACGGAAGATTCGGATGAAGAAGCTGGATGTATGCAAGTGGATATCCGAAAATAACTTCCCTGATGATGTCAAGAGCGAAATCATGAATAGCATAGATCAAGCATTGAAGGAAAACAAAGATGCTGATGTCGACAAGCCATTCCTTATTCTTCCCTGGCAAACCAAAAGATCTGTAAAACGCTATCTTTTCATGAAAACACTAAAAAAT GTAAAAATGCTTAAAGATATGGATGAAAAAGTGTTGAGGTTGATGTGCGACTATTTGAAGCCAAGGACATACATTGAGAACAGCTTCGTTTTCCGGAAGGGAGATCCGCTCGACTGCATGCTGTTCATTATCGAAGGGACAATGTGGACTTACGCGTCTAGTGATAGTCAAGCTGGGAAGGGAATCTCATCAATGGCTACCAAGCCCCTCGGGAAAGGGCAGTTTTACGGGGAGGAGCTTCTCGATTGGGCATCAGACAATTTCACTGAACTTCCGGTCTCTAGCAAACATGTCAAAAGTCAGACAAAAGTAGAAGCATTTGTGCTCATGGCCAAGGACTTGGAAAATGTAGTCTGTAGATACAAACAATATTGGGACTTCCTTAATTGTAACAATCCTGAAGAGGTGGAAAAGGTAGCACTTTCTACTGTTCGTCGTTTCCGTACCAAGGCGCAACAACGCCTGCCCCAGTCCCCGGCTAAAAGAGCTGAGATGCCAATGAAgggggaattggatcctctccaagGCAAACCCTCAGGATCCTTCTGA